A genomic stretch from Arachis stenosperma cultivar V10309 chromosome 3, arast.V10309.gnm1.PFL2, whole genome shotgun sequence includes:
- the LOC130965813 gene encoding uncharacterized protein LOC130965813 yields the protein MEGEASLSQIAPPTFDGENYDLWAVKMESYLEALDLWEAVEEDYEVPPLPNNPTIAQIKLHKEKKTRKAKARSCLFTGVSSIIFTRIMTLKTPKAIWDYLKEEYAGDERIRGMQVLSLMRKFEMQRMKDSETIKEYSDRLLSIANKVRLLGTEFTDSRIVEKILVTVPERYEASITTLENTKDLSKITLAGVLHALQAQEQRRLMRQDHVVEGALPAKHHEVGSSQSSQSKDKGKKKNYPPCEHCGKMGHPPFRCWRRPDAKCNKCNQLGHEAVICKGKFQQHEANANVVDK from the coding sequence ATGGAAGGTGAAGCAAGTCTCTCACAAATTGCTCCGCCCACCTTTGATGGAGAAAACTATGACCTTTGGGCAGTTAAAATGGAGTCTTATTTGGAGGCATTGGACCTTTGGGAAGCCGTGGAAGAGGATTACGAAGTTCCTCCGCTGCCAAACAATCCTACCATAGCtcaaataaaattgcacaaggAGAAAAAAACAAGGAAGGCAAAGGCAAGATCATGTCTCTTTACTGGTGTTTCATCAATAATCTTCACCAGAATCATGACTCTCAAAACACCAAAAGCAATTTGGGACTATTTAAAGGAAGAATACGCAGGGGATGAGAGGATTCGAGGCATGCAAGTGCTCAGCTTGATGAGGAAATTCGAGATGCAGAGAATGAAAGATTCTGAGACAATCAAAGAATACTCTGACAGGTTGCTTTCTATTGCAAACAAAGTTAGATTACTCGGCACTGAATTCACTGATTCTAGAATTGTGGAAAAAATTCTAGTTACAGTGCCAGAGAGATATGAAGCATCAATAACTACTTTGGAGAATACGAAGGATCTGTCCAAAATTACCTTAGCAGGAGTGTTACATGCCTTGCAGGCCCAAGAGCAGCGAAGGCTTATGAGACAAGATCACGTGGTTGAAGGTGCTTTACCAGCCAAGCATCATGAAGTTGGAAGTAGTCAAAGCAGCCAAAGCAAAGACAAaggtaaaaagaaaaattacccACCTTGTGAGCATTGTGGCAAAATGGGTCACCCACCCTTCAGATGTTGGAGAAGACCAGACGCAAAGTGCAACAAGTGCAATCAGCTTGGACATGAAGCTGTAATTTGCAAAGGCAAATTTCAACAACATGAAGCTAATGCCAATGTTGTAGACAAATGA